A part of Eschrichtius robustus isolate mEscRob2 chromosome 20, mEscRob2.pri, whole genome shotgun sequence genomic DNA contains:
- the BORCS6 gene encoding BLOC-1-related complex subunit 6: MESPRGRPGPEAGLLALGEQQAAIIGGGPDRTASEPPSGLRLSEEEEAENVGGASRIPRASPKTSSCSFVHPPEWEAPEEEPGRGGTPSGAGSNRGAPGPENDPHASSRRKEPEDRPASEGVCRRGSLGGGGLDVEQEKEDDDEAAAASRAGRSFSSRLQDSRSLDGLSGACGGAGSSGGAESGAGGGRRATISSPLELEGTVSRHGDLTHFVANNLQLKIRLSCAPQPPPLAPARPCSAPPPTPAIPPIDPDVLRDLERLSRELGGRVDRLLRGLGGAVQELTALSVGCIQTYRDAVDSLGEAVDMSIKGMYTLLARCEELERALQPVQGLARQVRDIRRTLEVLEALCK, translated from the coding sequence ATGGAGTCGCCCCGGGGGCGGCCTGGGCCCGAAGCAGGCCTTCTAGCTCTGGGGGAACAGCAAGCCGCGATCATCGGCGGCGGCCCGGACCGAACGGCCTCTGAGCCGCCCTCAGGCCTCCGGTTGTCCGAGGAGGAAGAGGCCGAGAACGTTGGGGGCGCGAGCCGCATCCCCAGGGCGTCCCCGAAGACTTCGAGCTGCAGCTTCGTCCACCCTCCGGAATGGGAGGCTCCGGAGGAAGAGCCGGGCCGCGGAGGGACGCCTTCTGGGGCAGGGAGCAACCGGGGGGCGCCGGGTCCCGAAAACGACCCGCATGCATCCTCCCGGCGCAAGGAGCCCGAGGACAGGCCTGCATCCGAGGGCGTCTGCCGTCGAGGAAGCCTTGGAGGCGGCGGGTTGGATGTTGAGCAGGAGAAGGAAGATGACGATGAGGCGGCGGCAGCCAGCAGGGCTGGCCGTTCCTTCTCCAGCCGCCTTCAGGACAGCCGCAGCCTGGACGGGTTGAGCGGGGCGTGCGGCGGCGCCGGGTCCTCAGGGGGTGCAGAGTCTGGCGCGGGTGGCGGGCGGCGCGCCACTATCTCCAGCCCGCTGGAGCTCGAGGGCACGGTGAGCCGCCATGGCGACCTCACCCACTTTGTCGCCAACAACCTGCAACTCAAGATCCGCCTGAGCTGCGCCCCTCAACCCCCGCCCCTTGCCCCTGCGCGGCCCTGTTCGGCGCCCCCACCCACTCCGGCCATTCCTCCCATCGACCCCGACGTGCTGCGGGACCTGGAGAGGCTGAGTCGGGAGCTGGGCGGCAGGGTGGACCGTCTGCTTCGCGGGCTGGGTGGTGCGGTGCAGGAGCTGACAGCGCTGAGCGTGGGCTGCATCCAGACGTACCGTGATGCCGTGGACTCCCTAGGCGAAGCTGTGGACATGAGCATCAAGGGCATGTACACCCTGCTGGCGCGCTGTGAGGAGCTGGAGAGGGCTCTGCAGCCAGTTCAGGGACTGGCGCGCCAAGTCCGGGATATCCGACGCACCCTGGAGGTGTTGGAGGCCCTGTGCAAGTGA
- the AURKB gene encoding aurora kinase B isoform X3: MGGVLSQWGQGGRFERTSAWGRPGRFSCFPASREVVVPPAPVPSPFPSKDGPEGERLPLALRQADAAPLQKVVENNSGTPNFSIRRSFTIDDFEIGRPLGKGKFGNVYLAREKKSRFIVALKVLFKSQIEKEGVEHQLRREIEIQAHLQHPNILRLYNYFYDRRRIYLILEYAPRGELYKELQKSRTFDEQRTATIMEELADALIYCHGKKVIHRDIKPENLLLGLQGELKIADFGWSVHAPSLRRKTMCGTLDYLPPEMIEGRTHNEKVDLWCIGVLCYELLVGNPPFESASHNETYRRIVKVDLKFPPSMPAGAQDLISKLLKHNPSERLPLAQVSAHPWVRAHSRRVLPPSALQSVP, translated from the exons ATGGGCGGCGTGCTCAGCCAATGGGGCCAGGGCGGGAGATTTGAAAGGACCTCTGCGTGGGGGCGGCCGGGCAGGTTCAGTTGTTTCCCAGCGTCCAGGGAGGTGGTTGTGCCGCCGGCTCCAG ttccctcccccttcccttctaAGGATGGCCCAGAAGGAGAACGCCTACCCCTGGCCCTACGGCAGGCAGACG CTGCCCCTCTCCAGAAGGTGGTGGAGAACAACAGTGGGACCCCCAACTTCTCAAT AAG GCGTTCCTTCACAATCGACGACTTTGAGATTGGGCGTCCTCTGGGCAAAGGCAAGTTTGGAAATGTGTACTTGGCTCGGGAGAAGAAAAGCCGTTTCATCGTGGCGCTCAAAGTCCTCTTCAAGTCTCAGATAGAGAAGGAGGGTGTGGAGCACCAGCTGCGCAGGGAGATCGAGATCCAGGCCCATCTGCA GCATCCCAACATCTTGCGTCTGTACAACTATTTCTATGACCGGCGAAGGATCTACTTGATTCTGGAGTATGCCCCCCGGGGGGAGCTCTACAAGGAGCTGCAGAAGAGCCGCACTTTTGACGAGCAGCGAACAGCCACG ATTATGGAGGAGCTGGCAGATGCTCTGATATACTGCCACGGGAAGAAGGTGATTCACAGAGACATAAAGCCAGAGAATCTGCTCTTGGGGCTCCAGGGAGAGCTGAAGATTGCCGACTTTGGCTGGTCTGTACACGCCCCCTCCCTGAG GAGGAAGACAATGTGTGGCACCCTGGACTACCTGCCCCCAGAGATGATTGAGGGGCGCACGCACAACGAGAAGGTGGATCTGTGGTGCATTGGAGTGCTCTGCTACGAGCTGCTTGTGGGAAACCCCCCCTTCGAGAGTGCTTCCCACAACGAGACGTATCGGCGCATCGTCAAG GTGGACCTGAAGTTCCCCCCTTCCATGCCTGCGGGAGCCCAGGACCTTATCTCCAAGCTGCTCAAGCACAACCCCTCAGAACGCCTGCCGCTGGCTCAGGTCTCAGCCCACCCTTGGGTCCGGGCCCACTCCCGGAGGGTGCTGCCCCCCTCTGCCCTTCAGTCTGTCCCCTGA
- the AURKB gene encoding aurora kinase B isoform X1 — protein MAQKENAYPWPYGRQTAQSGLNTLPQRVLRKEPVTPSALVLMSRSNAQPTAAPLQKVVENNSGTPNFSMRSFTIDDFEIGRPLGKGKFGNVYLAREKKSRFIVALKVLFKSQIEKEGVEHQLRREIEIQAHLQHPNILRLYNYFYDRRRIYLILEYAPRGELYKELQKSRTFDEQRTATIMEELADALIYCHGKKVIHRDIKPENLLLGLQGELKIADFGWSVHAPSLRRKTMCGTLDYLPPEMIEGRTHNEKVDLWCIGVLCYELLVGNPPFESASHNETYRRIVKVDLKFPPSMPAGAQDLISKLLKHNPSERLPLAQVSAHPWVRAHSRRVLPPSALQSVP, from the exons ATGGCCCAGAAGGAGAACGCCTACCCCTGGCCCTACGGCAGGCAGACG GCTCAGTCTGGCCTGAACACCCTGCCCCAGAGAGTCCTCCGGAAGGAGCCTGTCACCCCATCTGCGCTTGTCCTCATGAGCCGCTCCAATGCCCAGCCCACAG CTGCCCCTCTCCAGAAGGTGGTGGAGAACAACAGTGGGACCCCCAACTTCTCAAT GCGTTCCTTCACAATCGACGACTTTGAGATTGGGCGTCCTCTGGGCAAAGGCAAGTTTGGAAATGTGTACTTGGCTCGGGAGAAGAAAAGCCGTTTCATCGTGGCGCTCAAAGTCCTCTTCAAGTCTCAGATAGAGAAGGAGGGTGTGGAGCACCAGCTGCGCAGGGAGATCGAGATCCAGGCCCATCTGCA GCATCCCAACATCTTGCGTCTGTACAACTATTTCTATGACCGGCGAAGGATCTACTTGATTCTGGAGTATGCCCCCCGGGGGGAGCTCTACAAGGAGCTGCAGAAGAGCCGCACTTTTGACGAGCAGCGAACAGCCACG ATTATGGAGGAGCTGGCAGATGCTCTGATATACTGCCACGGGAAGAAGGTGATTCACAGAGACATAAAGCCAGAGAATCTGCTCTTGGGGCTCCAGGGAGAGCTGAAGATTGCCGACTTTGGCTGGTCTGTACACGCCCCCTCCCTGAG GAGGAAGACAATGTGTGGCACCCTGGACTACCTGCCCCCAGAGATGATTGAGGGGCGCACGCACAACGAGAAGGTGGATCTGTGGTGCATTGGAGTGCTCTGCTACGAGCTGCTTGTGGGAAACCCCCCCTTCGAGAGTGCTTCCCACAACGAGACGTATCGGCGCATCGTCAAG GTGGACCTGAAGTTCCCCCCTTCCATGCCTGCGGGAGCCCAGGACCTTATCTCCAAGCTGCTCAAGCACAACCCCTCAGAACGCCTGCCGCTGGCTCAGGTCTCAGCCCACCCTTGGGTCCGGGCCCACTCCCGGAGGGTGCTGCCCCCCTCTGCCCTTCAGTCTGTCCCCTGA
- the AURKB gene encoding aurora kinase B isoform X2 has translation MPPGGSSTRSCRRAALLTSSEQPRSGRIMEELADALIYCHGKKVIHRDIKPENLLLGLQGELKIADFGWSVHAPSLRRKTMCGTLDYLPPEMIEGRTHNEKVDLWCIGVLCYELLVGNPPFESASHNETYRRIVKVDLKFPPSMPAGAQDLISKLLKHNPSERLPLAQVSAHPWVRAHSRRVLPPSALQSVP, from the exons ATGCCCCCCGGGGGGAGCTCTACAAGGAGCTGCAGAAGAGCCGCACTTTTGACGAGCAGCGAACAGCCACGGTCGGGGCGG ATTATGGAGGAGCTGGCAGATGCTCTGATATACTGCCACGGGAAGAAGGTGATTCACAGAGACATAAAGCCAGAGAATCTGCTCTTGGGGCTCCAGGGAGAGCTGAAGATTGCCGACTTTGGCTGGTCTGTACACGCCCCCTCCCTGAG GAGGAAGACAATGTGTGGCACCCTGGACTACCTGCCCCCAGAGATGATTGAGGGGCGCACGCACAACGAGAAGGTGGATCTGTGGTGCATTGGAGTGCTCTGCTACGAGCTGCTTGTGGGAAACCCCCCCTTCGAGAGTGCTTCCCACAACGAGACGTATCGGCGCATCGTCAAG GTGGACCTGAAGTTCCCCCCTTCCATGCCTGCGGGAGCCCAGGACCTTATCTCCAAGCTGCTCAAGCACAACCCCTCAGAACGCCTGCCGCTGGCTCAGGTCTCAGCCCACCCTTGGGTCCGGGCCCACTCCCGGAGGGTGCTGCCCCCCTCTGCCCTTCAGTCTGTCCCCTGA